The Sorangiineae bacterium MSr11367 genome window below encodes:
- the ttcA gene encoding tRNA 2-thiocytidine(32) synthetase TtcA has translation MVDVVTLEKKLSRAVGRAVGDFNMIAEGDRILVAVSGGKDSYTMLHLLRQLAEKAPVNFELEVVNIDQGHPGYPADVLHDYMKRENYRFTMIEEDTYSIVTEKIPANKTFCSLCSRLRRGILYRVATELRCNKIALGHHRDDVIQTFFLNLMFAGQLAAMPPKLVASSGHIVLRPLLYCAEDDIAAFAEAKQFPILPCDLCGSQDNLQRKVVGRMIDQMERERPGMKASFLAALQNVRPSQLLDKELWAKLGLEAARDLPEAGASSGMGGMGGGESSGVIAPTRLVRNTG, from the coding sequence GTGGTCGACGTCGTCACATTGGAAAAGAAGCTCTCGCGCGCCGTGGGGCGCGCCGTGGGCGATTTCAACATGATCGCCGAGGGCGATCGCATCCTGGTGGCCGTCAGCGGCGGCAAAGACAGCTACACGATGCTGCACCTTCTCCGTCAGTTGGCGGAGAAGGCGCCGGTGAACTTCGAGCTCGAGGTGGTGAACATCGATCAGGGCCACCCCGGCTACCCGGCCGATGTCCTGCACGACTACATGAAGCGGGAAAACTACCGCTTCACCATGATCGAGGAGGACACCTACTCGATCGTCACCGAGAAGATCCCCGCCAACAAGACGTTCTGCTCGCTCTGTTCGCGGTTGCGGCGCGGCATCCTTTACCGGGTCGCCACCGAACTTCGCTGCAACAAGATCGCGCTGGGCCACCACCGCGACGACGTCATCCAGACCTTCTTTCTCAACCTGATGTTCGCCGGCCAGCTCGCCGCGATGCCGCCCAAGCTGGTCGCCAGCTCCGGCCACATCGTGCTGCGCCCCCTTTTGTACTGCGCCGAAGACGACATCGCGGCCTTCGCCGAGGCCAAGCAGTTTCCCATTTTGCCGTGCGATCTCTGCGGCTCGCAAGACAACCTGCAGCGCAAGGTCGTGGGCCGCATGATCGACCAGATGGAGCGCGAGCGCCCCGGCATGAAGGCGAGCTTTCTCGCGGCGCTTCAAAACGTGCGCCCCAGCCAGCTCCTCGACAAAGAACTCTGGGCCAAACTGGGGCTCGAAGCCGCGCGCGATCTGCCCGAGGCCGGCGCTTCTTCTGGCATGGGCGGTATGGGCGGCGGGGAGTCCTCCGGCGTGATTGCCCCGACGCGCCTCGTGCGGAACACCGGCTAG
- a CDS encoding aminotransferase class V-fold PLP-dependent enzyme, producing MSTVNESPAGSSKALRVSQSRQSRSAFPLAGTGDGLVDAAGVLSRTIGGALAARGVRGPLPIGAPADVLAKAAEMLGPATLREHGIGTDAALQHVAQLLLEHGIHLAHPHAAAHLQPPPLAVAVAADVLVSAENGSQDTYDSGPAGIAVERWVVSALAKLAGLGEHATGVFTPGGSLSNMMALLLARDAAAAKHGINVRKDGVAGLPRPVILCSELAHFSVHRACATLGLGEASVIGVPADEQHRMHPDALAPILRELGPSATPVCIFATAGTTDFGSIDPLPVLAKIAHRHGAWFHVDAAYGFGALFSERLAGKLAGIELAHSITVDMHKIGWQPAAASMLLVRDANLFLPLERSVDYLNPPDDARAGYDGLLGRSLQTTRRADAVKVATTLLAYGRQGLGAMVDACHDLARYAEQSIASHPQLELVSPANLTTVVFRYRGNTAPWALDDLNADLRRTLLTSGTALIGRTSVCLEGRDAASSTCLKFTLLNPNSTPADIDGLIDAVVACGQQRETAFRIRGEIGGA from the coding sequence ATGAGCACCGTCAACGAGTCGCCGGCGGGATCGTCCAAGGCGCTTCGAGTCTCTCAATCGCGACAGTCCCGAAGCGCCTTTCCGCTCGCCGGTACCGGCGATGGCCTCGTTGACGCGGCAGGCGTCCTCTCGCGGACCATTGGTGGGGCGCTCGCCGCACGCGGCGTGCGTGGTCCGCTCCCCATTGGAGCACCGGCCGACGTGCTGGCCAAGGCCGCGGAGATGCTCGGTCCCGCGACCCTGCGCGAGCACGGCATCGGCACTGACGCCGCACTTCAGCACGTGGCGCAGTTGCTTCTCGAGCATGGCATCCATCTCGCACACCCCCACGCGGCGGCGCACTTGCAGCCGCCGCCCCTTGCCGTTGCGGTTGCGGCCGACGTCTTGGTCAGCGCCGAAAACGGCTCGCAGGACACCTACGACTCCGGCCCCGCCGGCATCGCCGTCGAGCGCTGGGTCGTCTCGGCCCTCGCCAAGTTGGCTGGCTTGGGCGAGCACGCCACCGGCGTCTTCACCCCTGGCGGCTCGCTCTCCAACATGATGGCGCTGCTCCTCGCACGCGATGCCGCGGCCGCGAAACACGGCATCAATGTGCGCAAGGACGGCGTCGCCGGCCTCCCGCGGCCGGTGATCCTCTGCTCGGAGCTCGCGCACTTCTCGGTGCATCGCGCGTGCGCCACCCTTGGCCTCGGCGAAGCCTCGGTCATCGGGGTGCCCGCCGACGAACAGCACCGCATGCACCCCGACGCGCTCGCCCCGATTTTGCGCGAGCTCGGTCCCAGTGCCACGCCGGTGTGCATCTTCGCCACCGCGGGCACCACGGACTTCGGCAGCATCGACCCGCTCCCGGTGCTCGCCAAAATCGCGCACCGGCACGGCGCATGGTTCCACGTCGATGCCGCCTACGGCTTCGGCGCCCTCTTCTCCGAGCGTCTCGCGGGCAAGCTCGCGGGCATCGAGCTCGCGCACTCCATCACCGTGGACATGCACAAGATCGGCTGGCAACCCGCGGCCGCGAGCATGCTTCTCGTGCGCGACGCCAACCTGTTTCTCCCGCTGGAGCGCTCCGTCGACTACCTCAATCCGCCCGACGACGCGAGGGCCGGCTACGACGGGCTGCTCGGCCGTTCGCTGCAGACCACGCGGCGCGCGGACGCCGTGAAGGTCGCCACCACCTTGCTCGCATACGGCCGCCAAGGCTTGGGCGCCATGGTGGATGCGTGCCACGATCTCGCGCGCTACGCGGAGCAGAGCATCGCCTCGCACCCGCAGCTCGAGCTGGTCTCGCCGGCGAACCTCACCACCGTCGTCTTCCGCTACCGAGGCAACACCGCCCCGTGGGCGCTCGACGATCTGAACGCCGACCTGCGCCGCACCCTGCTCACCTCCGGCACGGCGCTCATCGGCCGCACCAGCGTGTGCCTCGAGGGGCGCGACGCCGCATCGAGCACGTGCCTCAAGTTCACCTTGCTCAACCCGAACAGCACCCCCGCGGACATCGATGGCCTCATCGACGCCGTCGTCGCCTGCGGCCAGCAGCGTGAAACCGCGTTTCGCATCCGCGGGGAGATCGGGGGCGCGTGA
- the mxcH gene encoding TonB-dependent siderophore myxochelin receptor MxcH — MRLRRWMIAAVLAAEGMCIRGGSARAQEAVTPPAVVQEVPADYPAEAKAARLEGRVVLRLTIEADGRVSAADVVESAGHGFDESARAAALQFRFSPAQRGGTAVRARVLYPYEFRLPAETTAARGTDVTAPGAGGTGVAGGPGRGSPAPADVTVRGKSEADRLRESAQAVTVIETEQAKRQTADFGEVMARTQGVSVRREGGLGSGTRFSLNGLTDDQIRFFLDGVPLDLAGYPFGLANVPVNLVERAEVYRGVVPVRFGADALGGAVNLVTEKITPGTHGSASYQVGSFETHRATLALRHLDVDSGFFARASGFFDYAKNDYTVDDVGLANLAGQQTLIRATRFHDGYRAGGANLETGFIDRSWAKNLRLRVFAADHSKELQNNVVMTVPYGEAEFGKFTTGATVRYENAFATRAGRVSVDVLGGYTYGRTFLRDVSKCTYLWNGERNCTDRVVGEIDSSHGPFNQVVRVHSGFARANASWQIRSGHALRLSLSPTYSTRSGEERQRQSDVLPDPLGAKRDLLTTVSGLEYQADLFGRRLENIFFVKSYFQSQRSEDQLVGGARVDRDRSTHRFGVGDALRYRFVEGLYAKASYEWATRLPSPDELYGNGILVLPNLNLQPETSHNVNLGLTVDLRTTPVGAVRADINGFLRAADQLITLLSNDKYFSYQNVFSARSVGVEAAAGWTSPGEYVVLDGNVTYQDFRNVSSDGSFGTFEGDRIPNRPYLFANASARLQFRRVRRPDDELSLTWFTRYVHEFYRSWESAGVREYKPTVDSQLIHSVALTYLVHGDPVAMSFTGELQNLTDERAYDFFGVQRPGRAFYFKTTLDF, encoded by the coding sequence GTGCGTTTACGACGATGGATGATCGCCGCCGTTTTGGCGGCCGAGGGGATGTGCATTCGAGGCGGTAGCGCTCGCGCCCAAGAGGCGGTGACGCCGCCGGCGGTGGTGCAAGAGGTGCCGGCCGATTATCCGGCGGAGGCCAAGGCGGCGCGCCTCGAGGGACGCGTGGTGTTGCGTCTGACGATCGAGGCGGATGGCCGCGTGAGTGCGGCCGACGTGGTGGAATCGGCGGGGCACGGCTTCGACGAATCGGCGCGCGCGGCGGCGTTGCAATTCCGGTTTTCGCCGGCGCAGCGCGGGGGCACGGCGGTGCGTGCGCGGGTCTTGTATCCGTACGAGTTCCGTTTGCCGGCCGAAACCACCGCAGCACGAGGTACGGACGTTACGGCTCCCGGGGCGGGAGGGACAGGAGTGGCGGGAGGGCCGGGGAGGGGGAGTCCAGCTCCGGCCGACGTGACCGTTCGCGGAAAATCCGAGGCGGATCGATTGCGCGAATCGGCGCAGGCCGTGACGGTCATCGAGACGGAGCAGGCGAAGCGGCAGACCGCGGACTTCGGCGAGGTCATGGCGCGAACGCAAGGCGTGAGCGTGCGCCGCGAGGGCGGTCTCGGCTCGGGGACGCGCTTTTCGCTCAATGGTCTCACCGACGACCAAATCCGCTTCTTCCTCGACGGCGTTCCCCTCGACCTCGCGGGCTACCCATTCGGCCTGGCCAACGTGCCGGTGAACCTCGTCGAACGCGCCGAAGTGTACCGCGGCGTCGTCCCCGTCCGATTCGGCGCCGATGCCCTCGGCGGTGCGGTCAATCTCGTCACGGAGAAGATCACCCCGGGAACGCACGGTTCGGCGTCGTACCAAGTGGGCTCCTTCGAGACGCATCGCGCGACCTTGGCCCTTCGCCACCTCGACGTGGACAGTGGCTTCTTCGCGCGCGCGTCCGGCTTTTTCGACTACGCGAAGAACGATTACACCGTCGACGACGTTGGGTTGGCCAATCTAGCAGGTCAACAGACGCTCATTCGCGCCACCCGATTTCACGACGGGTATCGAGCCGGCGGCGCCAATTTGGAAACCGGCTTCATCGATCGCTCCTGGGCCAAGAATCTTCGCCTACGCGTCTTCGCTGCGGATCACAGCAAGGAGCTCCAGAACAACGTCGTGATGACCGTGCCGTACGGTGAGGCCGAATTCGGCAAATTCACCACCGGCGCCACGGTTCGCTACGAGAATGCCTTTGCCACACGAGCCGGTCGCGTCTCCGTCGATGTGCTTGGCGGCTACACGTACGGTCGTACTTTCCTTCGAGACGTTTCGAAGTGTACCTATTTGTGGAACGGTGAACGTAACTGCACCGATCGCGTCGTGGGCGAAATCGACTCCAGCCACGGCCCATTTAACCAAGTCGTTCGAGTGCATAGTGGCTTTGCCCGGGCGAACGCCAGCTGGCAAATCCGTTCGGGTCACGCTCTTCGACTATCGCTTTCACCGACATACTCCACCCGCAGCGGCGAAGAACGCCAGCGGCAAAGCGATGTGCTTCCCGATCCACTGGGCGCGAAACGCGACCTTTTGACCACGGTGAGCGGTCTCGAATACCAAGCCGACTTATTCGGACGTCGCCTCGAGAATATCTTTTTCGTAAAGAGCTATTTTCAATCCCAGCGCTCGGAGGACCAACTCGTAGGCGGGGCCCGCGTCGATCGCGATCGCAGCACCCACCGTTTTGGCGTGGGAGATGCCCTGCGCTATCGCTTCGTCGAGGGGTTGTACGCCAAGGCCTCCTACGAATGGGCCACGCGTCTTCCAAGCCCGGACGAACTCTATGGCAACGGTATACTCGTTCTCCCCAACTTGAATCTTCAGCCCGAGACGAGCCATAACGTCAATCTTGGGCTGACCGTCGACCTGCGCACCACTCCCGTCGGTGCCGTTCGTGCCGACATCAATGGATTCCTCCGTGCAGCGGATCAGCTCATCACGCTGCTCAGTAATGACAAATATTTCAGCTACCAGAACGTCTTTTCAGCCCGCTCCGTTGGCGTCGAGGCAGCCGCCGGCTGGACTTCGCCCGGCGAATATGTCGTTCTCGACGGCAACGTCACCTATCAAGACTTTCGTAACGTCTCGTCCGACGGCTCATTTGGCACCTTCGAAGGAGATCGTATTCCCAATCGGCCGTATCTCTTTGCCAACGCCTCGGCGCGTCTTCAATTCCGGCGGGTGCGCCGCCCCGACGATGAGCTCTCGCTCACGTGGTTCACGCGGTACGTGCACGAGTTCTATCGCAGTTGGGAAAGCGCCGGCGTTCGCGAGTACAAGCCCACGGTCGACTCCCAACTCATTCACTCGGTGGCATTGACCTACCTCGTGCACGGCGATCCGGTGGCGATGTCCTTCACCGGTGAATTGCAAAACCTCACCGACGAGCGCGCCTACGACTTCTTCGGCGTTCAAAGGCCGGGTCGCGCTTTCTATTTCAAAACGACGCTCGATTTCTGA
- a CDS encoding TfoX/Sxy family protein, translating to MLDKLKLFEDLTRAADSLSDLGHKKMFGCDALFVGGAIFAMVWKEGLIGVKLPDEEAFQKAMALSGARPWAPGGKAMSHWVLLPETVSGDSKRLKAWVARAHTLVSRGNAKPKKVTKPKKKAAAKKPRE from the coding sequence ATGCTCGACAAGCTCAAGCTGTTCGAAGATCTCACGCGCGCGGCGGACTCGTTGTCGGATCTCGGGCACAAGAAGATGTTTGGCTGCGATGCCCTCTTCGTCGGCGGGGCGATCTTCGCGATGGTTTGGAAAGAAGGCCTCATTGGGGTCAAACTTCCCGATGAAGAGGCTTTCCAAAAAGCGATGGCCTTGTCCGGGGCGCGACCGTGGGCTCCCGGTGGGAAAGCCATGTCGCATTGGGTGCTTTTGCCGGAAACGGTTTCGGGGGATTCGAAACGGCTAAAAGCTTGGGTCGCGCGTGCGCATACCCTCGTTTCGAGGGGAAACGCCAAACCAAAAAAAGTGACCAAACCGAAGAAGAAAGCCGCGGCGAAAAAGCCGCGAGAGTAG
- a CDS encoding leucyl aminopeptidase — MPLSLSIRSAQPLELETDLTVFGVWAFDPSKKLPDAIKDVDEALGGGLLALLKKEEFSGKPDQSLSVPALGRVPTGRIVFLGLGERANVKDPATRTFAAKAGRAAVADKAKSLVVVLPDGLEKYLRAVGEGIELGTYRFTKYLTGDRRPKESLETVTFVAGKKAPADAKKEIALGQKIGQAVNLTRDLSNEPSNILTPAALAAEAQKVAKANGLKIEVFDYKEIQKRGMHLLDAVGRGSANEPRFVHISYTPSKKAKKKLVFVGKGITFDTGGISIKPAAGMGEMKHDMSGAANMVGLMAAVAAIKPNVEVHALLACAENMPDGNAYRPGDVWPSLDGKSVEIINTDAEGRLVLADALAYAAKLEPDLLVDNATLTGACIVALGNTYSGWFANSEDAAHEFSGALKASGEQMWRMPLIEDLRDQLKSDSADLKHMGDRSGGSITAALFLREFIGKTKNWVHADIAGPATSDRASGWNPKGATGHGVLTFVSLIEHAAK, encoded by the coding sequence ATGCCCCTGTCCCTATCGATCCGCTCGGCGCAACCTTTGGAACTGGAGACGGACCTCACCGTTTTCGGTGTTTGGGCGTTTGATCCGTCCAAAAAACTCCCCGACGCCATCAAGGATGTCGACGAAGCCCTGGGTGGGGGGCTCCTGGCACTCCTCAAGAAGGAGGAATTCTCAGGCAAGCCGGACCAAAGCCTGTCCGTGCCCGCCTTGGGCCGGGTTCCCACGGGTCGCATCGTCTTTCTCGGGCTCGGCGAGCGCGCCAACGTCAAAGATCCCGCCACCCGGACCTTTGCCGCCAAGGCGGGCCGCGCAGCGGTGGCCGACAAGGCGAAGTCCCTCGTGGTCGTCCTCCCCGACGGCCTCGAGAAATACCTCCGCGCCGTGGGCGAGGGCATCGAGCTCGGCACCTACCGATTCACCAAGTACCTGACCGGCGACCGCCGGCCCAAGGAATCCCTGGAGACCGTCACCTTCGTCGCGGGCAAAAAAGCCCCGGCCGACGCCAAGAAGGAAATCGCGCTCGGTCAGAAGATCGGCCAGGCCGTCAACCTCACGCGCGACCTGAGCAACGAGCCTTCGAACATCCTCACCCCCGCCGCCCTCGCCGCCGAGGCGCAAAAGGTGGCCAAGGCGAACGGCCTCAAGATCGAGGTGTTCGACTACAAGGAAATCCAGAAGCGCGGCATGCACCTGCTCGACGCTGTCGGCCGCGGCAGCGCCAACGAACCGCGTTTCGTGCACATCTCGTACACGCCCAGCAAGAAGGCGAAGAAGAAGCTCGTCTTCGTCGGCAAGGGCATCACCTTCGACACCGGCGGCATCAGCATCAAACCCGCCGCGGGCATGGGCGAGATGAAGCACGACATGTCCGGAGCCGCCAACATGGTGGGCCTCATGGCGGCCGTCGCGGCCATCAAGCCGAACGTGGAAGTCCACGCCCTGCTGGCCTGCGCGGAAAACATGCCCGACGGCAATGCCTACCGCCCCGGCGACGTGTGGCCCTCCCTCGACGGCAAGAGCGTCGAGATCATCAACACCGACGCCGAAGGCCGCCTCGTTCTTGCCGACGCCCTCGCCTATGCCGCCAAGCTCGAGCCCGATCTGCTCGTCGACAATGCCACCCTCACCGGTGCGTGCATCGTGGCGCTCGGCAACACCTACTCGGGCTGGTTCGCCAACAGCGAGGACGCCGCGCATGAATTCTCTGGGGCGCTCAAGGCTTCCGGCGAGCAAATGTGGCGCATGCCCCTCATCGAGGACCTGCGCGATCAATTGAAGAGCGACAGCGCCGATCTGAAGCACATGGGCGATCGCTCGGGCGGCTCCATCACCGCGGCGCTCTTCCTTCGCGAGTTCATCGGCAAGACGAAGAACTGGGTCCACGCCGACATCGCAGGCCCGGCCACCTCGGATCGCGCCAGCGGCTGGAACCCCAAGGGGGCGACCGGCCACGGCGTTCTCACCTTCGTGTCCCTCATCGAGCACGCGGCGAAGTAG
- a CDS encoding acetyltransferase yields MDLGGSSPTLPGLRTVEAVPPPPVPRLDPPWNLRPVDPRGADLDLVHAWMRAEHVAKFLRQPWSRDQWREELTRQLQGAHELPCLLRRDTQPIMYLEIYRAAHDPVAACYPARPHDLGLHLAIGDRSLIGMGIARAVLPRIIEALWRADPRCTCILVEPDVGNAAAIRTFMASGFSPRGEITLPNKTALLLTISRRQEDVSREPE; encoded by the coding sequence ATGGATCTCGGAGGATCGTCGCCCACCTTGCCGGGCCTGCGCACCGTCGAAGCGGTTCCGCCGCCGCCGGTGCCGCGGCTCGATCCTCCGTGGAACCTGCGCCCCGTCGATCCACGGGGCGCCGACTTGGACTTGGTGCACGCGTGGATGCGCGCCGAGCACGTCGCCAAGTTCCTGCGCCAGCCGTGGTCGCGCGATCAGTGGCGCGAGGAGCTCACGCGCCAGTTGCAGGGTGCGCACGAGCTCCCGTGCCTGCTCCGTCGCGACACGCAGCCCATCATGTACCTCGAGATCTACCGTGCGGCGCACGATCCCGTGGCCGCCTGCTACCCGGCGCGCCCGCACGATCTCGGCTTGCACCTCGCCATCGGCGACCGCTCGCTGATCGGCATGGGGATCGCGCGCGCCGTGCTTCCGCGGATCATCGAGGCCCTCTGGCGCGCCGATCCGCGGTGCACGTGCATCCTCGTCGAGCCGGACGTCGGCAACGCCGCCGCGATCCGCACCTTCATGGCCAGCGGCTTTTCGCCGCGCGGCGAAATCACTTTGCCCAACAAAACGGCGTTGCTGCTCACGATTTCGCGACGTCAGGAAGACGTGTCCCGTGAACCCGAATAA
- a CDS encoding SidA/IucD/PvdA family monooxygenase encodes MNPNNPENDFDVIAIGCGPFNLGLAALASTVDGVKLTVLEAQADLRWHSGMMFDDAMLQVNFMADLVTLVEPSHPLSFLAHLRDTDRLYPFYIRQQFHSTRKEYEHYLRWAAAKLSSIRFSHHVDKAAWDPESERFVVHAVREGGERVVFRTRHLVLGVGTEPSLPPSLRHLPKDKLLHTADFLRREADMARAKRVTVVGSGQSGAEAALDLLRKNLTGGPAVSWLTRTISFAPLDYTKLVLEMTTPAYVGYFHSLPQAKRDELLAEQWRHYKGISTATLELIHDALYRREFETGLADVELRCGISIEASSVADDGQVVLTCRQRDTDRLFEHRTDMVVAATGYTPRRPAFLEPLESVIRRDAKKRYIVGLDHAVELAPSVTGRIFVANADLHSHGAAAPDLGIGAYRNATILNAIAGRPLYRLPKHTAYTTFEP; translated from the coding sequence GTGAACCCGAATAACCCCGAAAACGATTTCGACGTCATCGCCATCGGCTGCGGCCCCTTCAACTTGGGCCTCGCCGCCCTCGCGTCCACCGTCGACGGCGTGAAGCTCACCGTGCTCGAGGCGCAGGCCGATCTGCGCTGGCACTCGGGCATGATGTTCGACGACGCCATGCTCCAGGTCAATTTCATGGCCGACCTGGTGACCCTCGTGGAGCCCTCGCACCCGCTCTCCTTCTTGGCGCACCTGCGGGACACGGACCGGCTCTACCCCTTCTACATTCGGCAGCAGTTTCACTCGACCCGCAAGGAATACGAGCACTACCTCCGCTGGGCGGCGGCGAAGCTGTCGTCGATTCGCTTCTCCCACCACGTCGACAAGGCGGCATGGGATCCCGAGAGCGAACGCTTCGTCGTGCACGCTGTGCGCGAGGGGGGCGAGCGCGTGGTCTTTCGCACGCGCCACCTGGTGCTCGGCGTCGGCACGGAGCCGTCGCTTCCGCCGTCGCTGCGGCATCTGCCGAAGGACAAGCTCCTGCACACAGCCGATTTCCTCCGCCGCGAGGCGGACATGGCACGCGCCAAACGCGTGACCGTGGTGGGCTCGGGCCAGTCGGGGGCGGAGGCGGCGCTCGATCTGCTGCGCAAGAACCTCACCGGCGGCCCCGCCGTCAGCTGGCTCACGCGCACCATTTCCTTTGCCCCGCTCGACTACACGAAGCTCGTCCTGGAAATGACCACGCCCGCGTACGTGGGCTACTTCCATAGCCTCCCGCAGGCCAAACGCGACGAGCTCCTCGCCGAGCAGTGGCGCCATTACAAAGGCATCTCCACCGCCACCTTGGAGCTCATTCACGATGCCCTCTACCGTCGCGAATTCGAGACCGGCCTGGCCGATGTGGAGCTCCGCTGCGGCATTTCCATCGAGGCTTCCTCCGTGGCCGACGATGGCCAAGTCGTCCTGACCTGCCGCCAGCGCGATACGGACCGCCTCTTCGAGCACCGCACCGATATGGTGGTCGCGGCCACCGGCTACACGCCCCGCCGCCCCGCCTTCCTCGAGCCCCTCGAATCCGTGATCCGGCGCGATGCGAAGAAGCGTTACATCGTCGGGCTCGATCACGCGGTGGAGCTGGCCCCGTCCGTTACTGGCCGCATTTTCGTAGCCAACGCCGATCTGCACAGCCATGGCGCGGCCGCCCCGGATTTGGGCATCGGGGCCTATCGAAACGCCACCATCCTGAACGCGATCGCAGGTCGTCCCCTGTACCGCCTTCCGAAGCATACCGCGTACACGACCTTCGAGCCTTAA